A stretch of DNA from Roseovarius sp. W115:
TGGTGGTGTAACGGCAAACGTCATTTCTTTTTTTACGCCACGTATCAAGCAGATGTGGAGGAGTGTTTGACCTTTTGGGTGCAGTCCGCGAACATCTGCCGAAATGGAACGAACATGAGAGATTTTTGCCAAATGTCGGCATCGGACACATCGGTTTTTGAAATCTCTCCTGTGCGCAGTCGTCAGGATCGTCAGGCATTTTTGGATCTTCCCTATCGGGCCTATCGTGCAGATCCCAATTGGCGCGCGCCGCTGAGGATGATGCAGGCGGACCAGATTTCGCCAGCCAAGAACGTGGCCCTGTCTACAATGGACTATGAGTTGTTTCTGGCACGTAGAAACGGGAACGTAATCGGGCGGATCGCCGCGATTGTTAATCGGACCTACATTGCCCGGTACCAAAATCAAACGGGGCATTTTGGATTTCTCGACACGCTGGAGCCCGAGCCGGATCTCGTGGGGGCACTTCTGAAGACAGCCGAGCAGCATCTGAAGGCCAGTGGAATGCAACGCATGCTTGGGCCGTTCAATTTTTCGATCAACGAAGAATGCGGTCTGCTTGTTGATGGGTTCGATACGCCACCGATGATTTTGATGCCGCATGGTCGGCCCGAATATGCGTCGGCTTGTGAGGCTGCGGGTCTGACCAAAGCCAAAGACACAATCGCGTATCATTTCCGGTTCCCGCCCGACCATGTAACGCCCCCAAAAATTGCGCGGGTTAGGCAGGCTGTCGAAAGAGAACCCGACCTGCGTATAAGGCCTTTGAACATGAAGCGTTTCAAAAGCGAGATGGCGATTATTCTGGATATGTTCAACGATGCGTGGTCACAGAACTGGGAGTTTCTGCCGTTCAGTGAAGACCAAATCAATCATATGGCCGCAGAACTTCGTCCCTTGGTCACAGAGAACTCAATTCAAATCGCGGAGTACAAAGGCAAACCCATAGCTTTTGCGGTTTTTCTACCAGATCTCAATGAACTTGCGCACGGTCTGAACGGGCGTCTTCTGCCATTTGGTTGGGCTCAGCTTCTGTATCGATTGAAAATCCGCGGACCGCGGCGCGCCCGTCTTCCGCTGGCAGGCCTCAGGCGCGCGCATCACAAAACCAAGCTGGGTTTTCTGGCGGCAGTGGGCAGTTTTGAAGCCGCGATCGCAGCCCAGCACGCGCAAGGTGTGGAAGAGATCGAAGCCAGCTGGGTTCTTGAAGATAACGACGATCTGATTGCCATGTGCCGGACCTACGGCTTGCAGCCGTACAAAACCTATCGGATTTACGAAAAGGTCTTTGGATGACCAACAGCAAACCGACGGCGATAGGGGCCTTGGTGCTGGCTGGTGCGCGGCATGCGGGCGATCCGCTTTGTGCGCAGGAAGGCGTGGCCAGCAAAGCGGTCCTCGATATTGGCGGCAAGCCCATGATCATCCATGTGCTTGACGCGCTTAACATGGCGAATATCGAAGGCGATACGTGGGTCTTGGGGGCGATCAAACAACGCTTGCTCCAGCTCTTTCAGGCCATGATGTGACCCATCTGGAGGCCAGCGGCGCCGGTCCGGCCGCCAGCCTGTGCGCTGCGCTTGCCGGGCCCGTCGGTCCGCCGTTGCTTGTGACAACAGCTGATCATCCGCTTCTGAGTGCGGAAATCATCACCCATTTCGTAACTGCGGCGCAGAGTTCAGGGGCCGACCTTTGTGTTGGCTTCGCGCGGCGTGGTGTGATCGAGACCAAGTTCCCGGACACACGTCGCACGTATTTGCCGATTGGGGCGCGTGATCTGTCCAGCTGCAATCTGTTCTATGTCGCCAACCCGACCGCCAAACGTGTCCTCGATCTTTGGCAAACGGTGGAGTCCGAGCGCAAGCATCCCTGGCGCATGGCCAGACGTCTTGGTCTTTGGTTCCTTTTGCGGCTCTTTTTGATGCGGCGCTCCGAGGCGCAGGTCTTCTCGCTGCTGTCCAAACGTTTGGGCGCATATGTCCAACCTGTTATCCTACCGTTCGCTGACGCCGCGGTGGATGTCGACACGCCGGACGACCTGACGCTGATGCGTGGAATTTTCGAGGGTCGACGGTAAATGCTACCAACTCTTGAAGTTTTCTGATTATAGCTCTCGCAACGGTTCGGAGAGCGTCGTGGTTGAAACTCAGCAACAAAGATCGGCCGGGGAAGAAAAGCCGCCAGAGCTTGTCAGCCCCGTACGCAGAGCGCTCAAGAATGCAGGATGGCTTTTGGCGGGCAAAGGATTGGGCGGTGTGTTCAGCCTCATCTATATGGGCCTCGTCGCGCGCAGTCTTGGTATTGAGCAGTTCGGTATTTTCGCGCTTATTTTGTCTTATATTCAGGCTATTGCGGCATTGGCAAAATTTGAATCCTGGCAAACCGTCATTCGCTACGGCGCGCAACATCTCGAACAACAGGAACCCCAAAAGCTGCGGCGCATCATGAATTTCAGTACCGCACTTGATTTAGGGTCTGCGCTGGTTGGCACCGCGATTGGGGTGGCCGGTGTCTATATCATTGGGCCGCAACTTGGCTGGAATGAGGGGGATCAAACCATTGCGGCATACGCCTGTGTTTTCCTGCTTTTCAACATCCGGGGCACACCTTTAGGCATATTGAGGCTGTTTGACCGGTTTGACATCGCTGCTTTTGCAGAGGCTGTGTTGCCAAGCGTTCGTCTGGTTGGGGCGTTAATCGCCTGGGCCATTGGCGCATCGGTCTTTTCGTATCTTCTTGTGTGGGTCATCGCCGAACTGGTCACCGCCGTGGCGCTTTGGTGGAGTGCCCTGCGCGAACTGCGTGCGAAAAACGAAGAGGTTTTCAAGGCATCAGTCTTTGACGTCGTAGGCGTTCGCGCTGAGAATCCCGGGGTTTGGAAATTTGCCTGGACAACCAATCTCGATTTTTCCCTCAAACAAGTGTGGAAACATTTGCCGGTTCTCGCCGTGGGATGGTGGGTTGACGCTGTGGCGGCAGGCGGCTTTCGGATCGCAACCAATCTGGTGAATGCTGTGGGCAAACCCTCAACCCTGCTGTCCTGGGCAATTTTTCCCGAACTGGCAAAGCTCAAAGTAACGGAACCTGGCCAGATCGGTATGGTTGTGCGCAAAACAAGTATTGCCTCTGCCCTCGTCGGCGTTGTCGCGCTTTTGCTGACCATCCTGTTTGGAAAACAGGCCCTTTGGGCGCTGGGTGGGGATGGTTACGATTTTGCTTACCCGGTTCTGATCATATTGGCCGTAGCGACGGTGATCGAGCTTTGCGGGATGACACTTGAATCTGCCATCGTCGCGCTCGGATTCCCGGAGGCGATGTTGACTATCCGCTCAATTATTGCCGCGACCTATGCAGGTCTGCTGGCCACGATGGTGCCCGCATTTGGCATTTTTGGTGCGGGGTTCACCGCAATAATTGCATCTGCTCTTTTGCTGGTTTTGATCCTGTTCAAGTTTCGCGCTATAGCACGCTCAGTCACGTAAAGTTTAACCTGCCACTCCGATATGGATTCTTCGCTGGTTTTTGGCAGTAATATCCAATTACAGGCTTTGGGCTTTTTAGAAGGCGCATTGCATAAAGTGTGTCGGTCAGCCAAAGAAGGTTGCGCCGAGCAGGTAAAAACAGCATTGAGAAGATTGGATATGTGGGGTCCCGCATGAACGCAGAACAGCCGATTAAGCCCGAGGGGTTGAATAAGACCAAACGCAAAGTCGTAAAGCGTCTGGGAAAACGCATCATGCGTTGGGTCGCCGACTTCCAATCGCGTCAAAGCTTGGTGCCGGACACTCCGTTTATCGATCCTGCACTTTTTCCGTTTTTGCAGGAATTTGAAGAGCAGTCAGATGCCATTCTCACCGAGCTGCGGGGGATACTCGAACATCGCGAGGCGATTCCGGGATTTGAGCAGGTGTCGCCTGATCAGTATCGGATTGCGGTGGCCAAACAGTGGAAGACATTTGTTCTTTACGGGTTCGGAGAGGCGCTTCCCAAAAATTGCAAATCCGCGCCAGTCACCGCAGAGCTTTTGGGGCGAACACCAAACATTCAGACCGCATGGTTCTCGATTTTGGCACCCGGTTATCACATCCCCGCGCATACCGGCGTCACCAAGGGCATCGTGCGGGCGCATTTGGGGCTGATCATCCCTCAGGAGCGCGAGAAATGCCGTATTCGCGTTGATCAGGAATACCGCGCTTGGGAAAAAGGCAAGATTATTGTGCTCGATGATACCTACGAGCATGAGGTCTGGAACGACACAGACGAAGAACGGGTTGTTCTGCTTTTCGACTTTGATCGTCCCATGAAGTGGCGCGCCAGAGTTTTGAACAAGCTTCTGATGCGGGCGTTGAAAATGACTGCCTTCTACCAGGAGCCCCGCAAAAACCTGGCTGATTTTGAGTCTCGCTTCGAGGCCGCAACGCAACGCGCCGATAAAACCCTTGAGAGCTTGAGCGACTAGGGAGTCGGACCGTTCAGTCGGTACTTCGAACGGCTGAATTTATGTTCAACGGCAGCGGTGCGAGCAGAGATGACTTTGACCCCTCGCGCGGCTTTTGGTCAATGGCTGGGCTTACAAGGCTCACTGCTGAGATCTATGGCAAACAGTCGGTCAGTTGATGACGAATGGCTGCCGCAAACATTTCCTTGGGCAGGCTGTTTGCAAACAGCCAAGTCGCACTGTTCCAATTATACTGATGCGCCTCGTGACCCGAGCCGTGGGAAGTTAAATGTCATTTGGTTGCAACAGAGGCTGGGGTGACGAGAGCCGTTCGGATCATGTCGTCAGAAATAGATTCTATGCGTCGTGTATTTCAGCACCTATTTTAATGTAATGGATCACTTGGCCAAGCTTACCAACTGGATGATGAATGAAGGTCGCCGCTCGGGCGACCCCATCAAAGTCGTGTCGCATTTTTGCTCCTCGCTGATCGACGCCGGTGTGCCGCTTTGGCGCGCCAATATTGGTCAGCGGTTTGCCAATCCCTTGCTGATTGCCTGGGGTGTGGTTTGGAAACCCGAAGAGACTGAAGTCTATGACGTCATGCATGAAGTCACGCTGACCGACAGCTACGTCGGCAGCTCGTTTGAGTACATCATGGAGCACAAAAGGCCGCTGCACAAAAGCCTGCGCCAGCTTGATACTGAGAGCGACCATATCTCGTATCTGGAGTTTGCCGAGATGGGCGGCACAGACTACTACGCCACCTTGCTTTACTATGGCGACGGATCGCTGCATGGCTGCACGTTTGTGACACGGGATCGCGATGGGTTCCTGCCGCAGCCCTGGAGATGATCGAAGCGGCGTTACCGGCGCTGTCCTGTGCTATGGAACCCATTACCATGCGCAAATCATCCAAAGGCCTCTTGCGTACATATCTCGGGGATGGGCCGTCTGAGGCCGTTTGGAACGGCACGATCAAACGCGGTGAGCGCACGACCATCGAGGCGGTTGTCATGTTCTGCGACCTACGCGGCTTCACCGCGATGTCCGATAGCTCGTCTCAAGAGCAGGTTTTCGAGGCATTGAACGGGTACTTTGATCTTGTTGTGCAGTCGGTCGAGGAAAATGGTGGCGATGTCCTTAAATTCATAGGCGATGGCATACTGTCGATTTTCCCGATTTCAGACCCAGCGGATCGCGCCAAACAATGTCGAAACGCGGCGCGTGCGGCGCAAGATGCGATGGCCGGACTGGCGGCTCTCAACCTCAATCGAAACGAGGCAGGCCAGCCGTCTTTAGATTTCGGTGTTGGGATCGACGCGGGACGGGTCAGTTACGGCAACATTGGTAGTCCCGGCAGGCTGGATTTTACGGTGCTTGGCGGCGCGGTGAACATCGCAAGTCGTATCGAGGGGCTGACCAAGACCACCGGCAGCCGGATTTTGGCAACAACCGTTGTGGCGGCTGCCACGCCTGATTTGTTTTCCTCGTGTGGTCCCTTCGAAATACGTGGACTGGCGGATCCAATAGAGTTGTTCACGCCTATCGAGCCGTCAAATTAAGTAAAGACGGAGGGTCTGGACAGCGAAGTAAAGGACTGTGAAGTCTGTGGGCATTGGGTGTGAATGCTCTAGGCTCAGCTCTTCAAGAGCGTTATGTTGCAGTATGGGCAATGTAATGACCGAATTCTCGTTCTACGACGGTTTACCCAAATTCACCGATTTCGCCGACATGTCCGACGAGGGGCATTATTCCTCATTGCCCGACGACTGGTGGATCGGAACGTCCGACGTCAAGGGTTCAACCGAAGCCGTCCAAAACGGAAAATACAAAACGGTGAACATGGTCGGGGCCGCTGTGATTTCGGCCCAAATCAATGTGCATAGCGGGGCTTGTTTCCCGTATATTTTCGGCGGTGATGGCGCAAGCTTTGCTGTCCCGCCTTCTTGGAAGGACCGCGCGAGCGATGCATTGGCTGCGGTGAAGCTCTGGGCGCAGGAAGAATTTGAAATGCACCTGCGCGTCGGCATGGTGCCCGTTTCACACATTCGCGCAGCGGGGTTTGATGTAAAGGTCGCCCGGTTCCAAGCCTCAGAAGGCGTCGACTACGCGATGTTTACCGGCGGTGGGCTCAACTGGGCGGAAACGCAAATGAAAGCGGGCAAGCATTCTGTTCCAGAGGCAAATGAGGGGGCGCAGCCAGATTTAACCGGGTTGTCTTGCCGGTGGAGCCACATGCCCAGCAAAAACGGTGTCATCCTGTCAATGATCGTGATGCCACATGATGATGTGCCTTGGCCCACATTCACCGAATTCGTTTCGCGCGTGCTTGACCGGACAAATCGCCTGGAGTCCTTTGGCCACCCCTCCGCAAAGGAAGGTCCGGGCGTTTCGTGGCCTCCCGCCGGTGCCACGCTTGAGGCGCATGCACAGCGCGGGACAGGATCGCTTGGCAAAGCGCGTCGGAAGGCGTTGTTTGAGAGTTTTGTCGCGTGGGTGCTCATCAAAACCGGCCTCAAGGTTGGAGGCTTTGATGCCCGCAGGTATCGTCGCATCGTTGGGGAAAATGCTGATTTTCGAAAATTCGAGGACGGGCTCAAAATGACGCTGGATTGCGACACTGAGACCGAAGCGGATTTGCGGTCTTTGCTCGAAGAAGCTGCGAAAGATGGGATTATCCATTTTGGCCTACATACTCAGTCCGAGGCCATGCTGACTTGCATTGTGCCCTCTATCATGGAGGACAATCATGTTCATTTCGTTGATGGGGCCTCTGGTGGGTACACCGCAGCTTCCCGGTTTTTGAAAGTCTGACGTGATGCGAGTGAAGACCTCACATCTGTTCACATTGAAGCAGGCAGGTCCGGTTGAACGTTTGGTCTGGTTGATAAGACCACAGCTTATGCCTAAACTGACTCAGGGCCTTTCAGCGATTTTGGGGATGCAATAATGTTCAATCCCGCCGCAGTGGTGACCGCTGCTTTTGGCGATCATCTTGCTGAAACGTACCTGCAAGCCTTTCCGGAACAAAAGCCACACTTCGCGGATTTCTTAAATGACGTGGCGCGCGAGAGCCTGGGCCGTATTGGTGCCAGCGATGCACCCTATCACAACGCAGAGCACACGATGCTGGTCACGCTGACAGGTCAGCAGATCATCCTTGGCAAGCAGAAAACGAGCGCCGTGCTCCCGGAAGATTGGCTCCACTACATCGTGGCGCTTTTGCTCCATGATATTGGTTTCACGCGTGGCCTATGTGAGGGTGATACGCCCCAAGAGGTGGTGATCAACGATGCAGGAGAGCAGATTTGCCCGCCGCGCGGTGCCACGGATGCGTCCCTTGCGCCCTACCACGTGGACCGCGGCAAGATCTATGCCCGTCACCGTTTTGCAGATCATGATTTCGTAGACGCAGAGCGTATCGCACAGGCGGTCGAATACACGCGTTTCCCGGTGCCGGATGATCCAGCTTATCAGTGCTTTGACAGCGAACCGGCGCTGGTGCGGGCCGCGGACCTCATTGGTCAAATTGCTGATCCTCGCTATTTTTCCAAAGTAAGCGCGCTGTATCAAGAATTCCTGGAAACCGGTTTTGCGCATGAGCTTGGTTTCAACTCCCCCATGGATTTGGTCGAGCATTTTCCAAGCTTTTTCCATGAACAGGTAGAGCCACTCATTGGCCCGGCGCTTGAGCATTTGCAGCAAACGAAGGACGGCAGAGGGTTGATTGAACAACTCCACAGCCATGTGTCCCAAGCCTCAGGCGGAGAAAACACACCCGGACCGTTCTCTGGCCCGTAAGGCGCACCGGATCACGATGCCGCCTGGCTTTGCATCAGCTACGCCTCTTGCGTTTGTGCGGCGTTGGCCACGAGCCGTTTGGTGACGAGGCGCATCACGGACATGGCAAATTTAGGGTCTTCATACTGCAACCGCGTAAAGCGTTTCTCATTGACTTCGTAGACAACCGTATCCTCTACGCACCGCACCGTCGCCATGCGCTCAGCACTGCTGTTGAAGAACGCCATTTCGCCAAAGATATTGCCCGCAGGGACAGTCACATTCTGCCCTTCGATTTCGACGAGCCCCTCGGCCAGGTAATACATGCAGTCAACCGCATCACCCTTTTCGAAAAGGACATCACCCGCCTCGATGTCCCGTCTTTTGCCATAGGCCATAGCCGCGGAGAAATCAGCTTCGGACTCGTCCGTCATATGCGTCACCAGTCTGCGAAGTGCGATGAGTTCATAGAGCCGATAGGCGTTGATGGCGAGCAGGATGACCTCAATCGCCAGAAGCGGCCAGATCTGAAACACTGCGCTATAGATGATGAAGCAGACCGACGACAAAATCACGAGGACACGCAGCCAGATCATCGAATTCATCGAAAACGTCGCCAACTTGAAGGCAACTGCGAGCCAGCCAACGGCTTCAATGATATGGTGTGTGGTGATGGATTCCATTGGCTTATTCTCCTAAGGCGCCAGCTGAACCAAAATCAGATCAGGGATTTGGCAAATCGCTCAGGTCTTGTTGCCGCGTCCCTGCAAAATTGTACAGTTTTTGTCGGCGTCAGCGTCATTTGCCGTCCATATGTTTCTGGAGGGTATGGGCAATGAGGCTGCCATGACCAAAAAGCGCGCTGTGGCTGCGATGGCGCATGTTTTCCTGCGGCGGATTCTTGATCAGCCGCCAGCCCAACACAATCGCGATTGAGGCAAAAATGACGCTGCCAAGCGCCTGTCCGATCAAAACGCCCTGCGCCCCCATCAAGACGCCACCGGCGACGACAAACGGCCATGTGCCCAGGGTGTTCTGCCCCCAATTCAACCAGGTCGAATAAGACGGGCGACCCAGCGTATTGAACGACGCACTCGCCACAAAGACGGCGCCACTGAAGAACGACGAGAGCGCAATGGGAAAGCAGTAGAGGAAAATTAACTCCCTTGTCAGGTTCGCGGCATTGAAAAGATCAGCAACCGGACCCCGGAAGGCCAACAAAATCATGGTCACACAGACCACATAGATCGCAACAAACTTGATGGCATCGAGATAGGCGCGTCTGACCCGGTCCACATGGCCGGCCCCGAAATTCTGTCCGATGATTGGCCCGATGGCGCCCGACAGAGCCCAAATGACCGAGAAGGCCACTGGCGTCATTCTCCCGATCACGGCCATCCCGGCCACGGCCTCAGACCCGAATTTCGACATTTCGCGTGTCACGATCGCCGTGCCAATGGGTGTTGCCACACTGGCCAGCACGGCCCGGCTGGCGAAATGTGTCACCGTCTGAAGATCACGCCAGAGCAAGCGCAAGTTAGGGCGGACAAACGCATTGTGTTTGCGCAACGCGGGATAAAGGGCAAGGCCCAGCGTGACGAACCGCGCTGCGACTGTGGCCCATGCTGCGCCCGGCAGACCCATGCCAAGCGCGAAGATGAAAATCGGATCAAGCACCGCATTGGTCAGCGCCCCGAAAAGGGATGGGTACATCGCCAACCGATGCTCACCGTAGCATCTGAGCGATGCGACCGTGACCATCGACAGGCCTGATACCCAAGTGAATGGCACAACAATCCAAAGATAGGTTGCCGCCAGCTCAGCCACCTCACCCGTGGCCCCGAGAAGGCCCACGAAAAATTCGACATTAATCAATAAAATCAGAGGAATGGCAATCCCGGTCAGCATAACAAGCATCGCGGTGCTTGTGGCGTATTCGCGGGCCTCCAGCTCATCCTCCTCGCCGATCGAGCGTGACACCAAAACGCCCGCCGCAACCGACAGGCCAATATTGATTGCGCTGGTAAAGAACATCAAAGCGCTGGCATAGCCCGCCGCAGCGGCCATCTCCTCGTGCCCGAGCATCGAGATGAAAATCAGGTCAATCAGATCGACCGCATAGATCGCCATCAGGCCAATGCTGGCCGTGAAAGAGGAAACCGTAACGTGCCGCATGACACTGCCGGTCGTAAATTTCGCGTTGCTCCCGGTCGTCATCTGAGGTCCCTCATAGTTGGGCCGATCTCCACATCAAAAGCACTGCCAGGGCGCATAAATTCCCCGTTATATGCGACCAGTGTATAAAGGATATACGCAAGCTGGTAGCTTTGAGTTTCACAGGCCCCAAGCCAATGGGCCTTTCAACTGCGCCTTAGCTGTGATTGGAAAAAATCTGTATGTGTCATTGCCGATCTCGGAGCGAGGGCAGCGCTTTATCGATAAACCCGTGTCGTTCTGATGAGGTCGGCCCATAAATTGCCTTGCCCGGTGAGGTGGTTTGGACCTTAAGCACGCCTTTTGGAACCATGTTATGGCTGTATTGGAGGATGATAGCCCTCAAAAAGTGAATGACTAAAATGGTTTGGGAAGGTTTGGCAGCCCGTAGGGGAATCGAACCCCTCTTTCCAGGTTGAAAACCTGGCGTCCTAACCGATAGACGAACGGGCCATGCCTTGGCGTGAGGCGTTTCCTAGGGAAAACCGGGCCGTTGCGCAAGAGGGATTCGCAAAAAACCGTGGTTTTCCTAGCTTTGAAAAACAGACGTGTGGCTTACTCTGCCTCATCCATCCTGGACGCGTTCAGTTGGGCGTAATTTTCGGGGCCGATTTTGTCGAGAAGGTCGAGCTGAGTTTCAAGGAAATCAATGTGGCCTTCTTCGTCTCGTAAAAGACCATCAAAGAGATCCTTTGACACGTGATCCCCAACCTTGTCGCAATGTTCTCGGGCTTCTTTATAAAGCGCTCGGGCCTCGTGTTCCGCCGCCAGATCACACTCGAGGGTTTCTTTGGGGGTTTGACCGATGCGCAGGGCGTCCAGTTTTTGCAGATTGGGGTGACCTTCGAGAAAGATGATGCGCTCCATTAGTTTATCGGCGTGATGCATCTCCTCGATGCTTTCCTCGCGACTCTTTTTGGCCATATGGCCGAGGCCCCAGTCCTCCTGCAGTTTGTAGTGCAGCCAATATTGGCTGATCGCGGTCAATTCGCTGCGCAGGGCCGCGTTCAAATAGTCGATAACTTTACTGTCGCCTTGCATTCTCTTTTTTCCTGTGTTGATCCGCATCTTATGTTGCGGAGTTCCATGGGTACTTCCAGATTGGGGTTGCTGCGCATCGTCGCCAGAAAAAGCGACATGCATCCGCCGCAATCCGCCGACTTTCCAAGTGCTTTGTATACTTTGCCAGGTGTGATCAGTGTGGTGTGATCAGAGGCCCGCATCCAGTTTATTGCGGCGTGAACGTCGCGGTCGGTAATGGTTCGGCAGTGACAGATGATCATGTGATAACCCACACGGTTGCAATTGCGCAGGTTTATTCCTGACTAATAAAATCAGGAAAGTCAATCCTGACAATTTTGCTAAGCCAATCTGTCGCAGGCTTGCAGTGAGCTTTCGTCAAGCGAGGGCAGCATCTTCCAGCCGCAGTTGCACGGTCTGGCGGCCGCCCCAAGTGTTGATGTCGAGCCGTCCGGCCAGGTGGAAACGTGCGCCGCCATGTTGTTCCAAGGCCTGCCCGAGCGGCGTGTCAAAGGCCCCAAAAGCAATGGCATCAAGCGTGGGGCCGGTGCCGTCGCCAAAGCGCAATTTCAGGTGGCTGTCGCCGACGCGTTTGGCAAAACTAACACCTTGATCGGCAAAGGCGTAACGGGGGCCCGGCGCGCCTGCGCCGAAAGGGCCAGCGGCCTCAATCTGTTCGACAAGCTCGGTTGTGGCCCCGCCCGGCATCAGCAACCCGTCCAGTCGCAAATCAGCCGGGCCGGATTGGCCCGCGCCCTGTTTCGCCAGAAGCTTGGAGAGCCGGTCCATGGCGGCCTCAAGTTTTTCTCGTGCGACGGTCAGACCGGCGGCCATTTTGTGCCCGCCGCCTTTGATCAAAAGCCCCTCTGCGGCCAATTTCTGGATCGCATGTCCCAGATCGACGCCTGAGACTGAGCGCCCCGAACCTTTGCCTTCATCACCGTCGAAGCCTATGACAATGGCAGGGCGGTTGGTGGCCTCTTTCAGGCGTGAGGCGACGATGCCGACAACACCGGGATGCCAGCCGTCTCCGGCGGCCCAGACAAGCGGGGCCTCCAGCCCGCGCTCTTCGGCCTGATCCAGTGCAGCAGCGCGGACACCTGCTTCAACATCTTGCCGTTCTACATTGAGTTCGTTGAGTTTTTCGGCCAGAGACTTGGCTTCATGGAGGTCATTGCACGCCAGAAGACGCGCCCCCAGATCGGCGCGCCCAACACGTCCCCCGGCATTCACGCGCGGCCCAAAAACAAAGCCGAGGTGATAGGCATTGGGCGCAGCATCAAGCCGAGCCACATCGGACAGCGCCACAAGCCCCGGGCGGGCGCGGTTGGCCATCACGGACAGACCTGTGCGCACAAAGGCGCGGTTCACATCGCGCAGCGGGGCTACATCTGCGACCGTTGCCAGCGCCACGAGGTCGAGCATGGCCATGAGGTCGGGGCCTCGCTTGCCTGCCTCACGCAGTTGGCGGCCGGCCTCGACCAGCATAAGAAACACGACAGCCGCAGCGCAGAGATGCGCCAGTTCGCCGCTCTCGTCTTGGCGGTTGGGGTTCACCACGGCCAAAGCGGGCGGCAGGGTTTCACCTCCCAGATGGTGATCCAGCACGATCACGTCCGCGCCCTTTGCCGCGGCCAGTGCATCGTGGCTGAGCGTGCCGCAATCAACGCAGAGGATCAGGTCATGCGCCGCCGCAAGTTCGGCCATGGCCGGGGCATTGGGGCCATAGCCTTCGTCGATGCGGTCCGGCACATAGAGGGTAGCGGCGCGCCCCATCTGACGCAGCCAGTCGATCAGCAGTGCTGCCGAGGATCCGCCATCGACATCATAATCGGCGAATACAGCGATTTTTTCTTTTGCATCCACAGCCTGCAAAAACCGCGCAGCGGCAGCTTCCATATCTTTCAAACTGCGCGGATCAGGCATCAGGTCGCGCAGCTTGGGCGCAAGATAAGCCTCCGCTGCGTCGCTGGAGACACCAAGGCGGCTCAGGGTTTGGCACAAAGCGCGGGGCAGGGCGGTGGCCTGCGCCATGGCCTCGGCCAGCCGGTCTGTCTCGGGAGAGGGGCCGACCCATTGTCGGCCCGTCAGGGAAGAGGTGACGCCGAGAAAGCCGGTCACGCGACCGGGTGGCGGCAGGTCATGACACGGCGTTCTCCGGTGGACGAACGCAGGAGAAGCGTTTGTGTCTCAACATACCCCGCACCGGGCTTCAAACCGGCCACAAGTGAGCCTTGCGTGACACCAGTGGCGGCAAAAATGACATCGGACGAAACCAACTCATCGCGGCTATAGAC
This window harbors:
- a CDS encoding MATE family efflux transporter gives rise to the protein MTTGSNAKFTTGSVMRHVTVSSFTASIGLMAIYAVDLIDLIFISMLGHEEMAAAAGYASALMFFTSAINIGLSVAAGVLVSRSIGEEDELEAREYATSTAMLVMLTGIAIPLILLINVEFFVGLLGATGEVAELAATYLWIVVPFTWVSGLSMVTVASLRCYGEHRLAMYPSLFGALTNAVLDPIFIFALGMGLPGAAWATVAARFVTLGLALYPALRKHNAFVRPNLRLLWRDLQTVTHFASRAVLASVATPIGTAIVTREMSKFGSEAVAGMAVIGRMTPVAFSVIWALSGAIGPIIGQNFGAGHVDRVRRAYLDAIKFVAIYVVCVTMILLAFRGPVADLFNAANLTRELIFLYCFPIALSSFFSGAVFVASASFNTLGRPSYSTWLNWGQNTLGTWPFVVAGGVLMGAQGVLIGQALGSVIFASIAIVLGWRLIKNPPQENMRHRSHSALFGHGSLIAHTLQKHMDGK
- the bfr gene encoding bacterioferritin; this encodes MQGDSKVIDYLNAALRSELTAISQYWLHYKLQEDWGLGHMAKKSREESIEEMHHADKLMERIIFLEGHPNLQKLDALRIGQTPKETLECDLAAEHEARALYKEAREHCDKVGDHVSKDLFDGLLRDEEGHIDFLETQLDLLDKIGPENYAQLNASRMDEAE
- a CDS encoding (2Fe-2S)-binding protein, whose translation is MIICHCRTITDRDVHAAINWMRASDHTTLITPGKVYKALGKSADCGGCMSLFLATMRSNPNLEVPMELRNIRCGSTQEKRECKATVKLSTI
- the recJ gene encoding single-stranded-DNA-specific exonuclease RecJ, with amino-acid sequence MTGFLGVTSSLTGRQWVGPSPETDRLAEAMAQATALPRALCQTLSRLGVSSDAAEAYLAPKLRDLMPDPRSLKDMEAAAARFLQAVDAKEKIAVFADYDVDGGSSAALLIDWLRQMGRAATLYVPDRIDEGYGPNAPAMAELAAAHDLILCVDCGTLSHDALAAAKGADVIVLDHHLGGETLPPALAVVNPNRQDESGELAHLCAAAVVFLMLVEAGRQLREAGKRGPDLMAMLDLVALATVADVAPLRDVNRAFVRTGLSVMANRARPGLVALSDVARLDAAPNAYHLGFVFGPRVNAGGRVGRADLGARLLACNDLHEAKSLAEKLNELNVERQDVEAGVRAAALDQAEERGLEAPLVWAAGDGWHPGVVGIVASRLKEATNRPAIVIGFDGDEGKGSGRSVSGVDLGHAIQKLAAEGLLIKGGGHKMAAGLTVAREKLEAAMDRLSKLLAKQGAGQSGPADLRLDGLLMPGGATTELVEQIEAAGPFGAGAPGPRYAFADQGVSFAKRVGDSHLKLRFGDGTGPTLDAIAFGAFDTPLGQALEQHGGARFHLAGRLDINTWGGRQTVQLRLEDAALA